A stretch of the Deltaproteobacteria bacterium genome encodes the following:
- a CDS encoding sensor histidine kinase KdpD, translating into MTDFAEAERRPSPEALLQAVAKEVRSRLKIFVGAAPGVGKTYAMLAAAHERCGEGVDVIVGVVETHGRAETQALLQGLDVLPRQRVEYRGTMLEEMDLDAVLARKPQLVLVDELAHTNAPGSRHPKRFSDIEEILEAGIDVYTTVNIQHLESLNDVVAQITGIRIRETIPDGFFARADEMKLVDVTPEDLLQRLQEGKVYMPAAAERAIRNYFQPGNLTALRELALRQTAERVDDQMREYMQAHAVPGVWPVTERIMACVSGGRMSERMIRTARRVADARHAEWLAVFVETSAFQRRPESERDRVARVLKLAEQLGGEPVTISGERIASELVRYAERRNVTEIILGKPLRSRWREFGRRSPVDEVIRRSGNIEVRVISGEESSTEQRRSPSTRAPSIQINRYLPALLFVTLAGLVAKGLQLLLSLTDPALVFLTAVLFSAVAGGLGPSIFAAIASLLVYDFFFVDPLYTFTITKPQDVLSLFVFLVVAILTSNLTARIRNQAVTARRREQRTAALYEFSRQIAGAIGIEDLLPMVVRQIGEQFQAAVAVLLPDGGRLTTGAVDPPGTDLTEAERAAANWVWEHNQPAGRGTDTLAGSDWFHAPLSTARGAVGVLALQTSTPGSVLPLDQRQLLEALARLAAIAIERTRVDVVLAEKAKTEAVIEAMEDGLIVLDQPGTVAHVNEVACAILEFDRREVLGRSFEDLGTHHPHYLRLRAAVRDFLAHPERDAERVEITLFMRGRDHYFILRLTPLRGRDGASAGLILGLQDVTYVRDQEARREALIATLSHELGTPITSLRMALDLLHRNGGQLNAEQRTLLDTAHEDIERLQDVAQRLLDLSRARAMTIALDRRNVDLRQIIPRVVKIFALQAREKNITLDVAMAERGLTIAGDEIKLSWALSNLLSNALRYTPERGRVQIDARDQDDNSVLIAVSDSGPGIAPDQRERIFERFVQSADGGDIGSAGLGLAIVRDIVQAHGGRIHLESDVGRGSRFTIELPRG; encoded by the coding sequence GTGACGGATTTTGCTGAAGCCGAGCGCCGGCCATCGCCAGAAGCGTTGCTGCAGGCGGTTGCGAAGGAAGTTCGCAGTCGACTCAAGATCTTCGTCGGGGCCGCGCCCGGCGTCGGCAAGACCTACGCCATGCTCGCCGCAGCACATGAGCGCTGTGGTGAGGGCGTCGATGTGATCGTCGGTGTCGTCGAAACCCATGGACGCGCGGAAACTCAGGCCTTGCTCCAGGGGCTCGATGTGTTGCCGCGGCAGCGTGTCGAGTACCGCGGGACCATGCTTGAAGAGATGGATCTCGACGCGGTCCTGGCGCGGAAGCCGCAGCTCGTATTGGTCGACGAGTTGGCGCACACCAACGCGCCCGGCAGCCGTCATCCCAAACGCTTCTCGGACATTGAAGAGATCCTCGAGGCCGGGATCGACGTCTACACAACGGTCAATATCCAACATCTCGAGAGTCTGAACGACGTCGTGGCCCAGATCACCGGCATCCGCATCCGCGAAACGATACCCGATGGCTTCTTCGCGCGCGCCGACGAGATGAAGCTCGTCGATGTCACGCCGGAGGACCTCCTTCAACGCCTGCAGGAAGGCAAAGTGTACATGCCGGCCGCCGCCGAGCGCGCCATCCGCAACTACTTCCAGCCAGGCAATCTGACGGCGCTGCGTGAATTGGCGCTGCGTCAGACCGCCGAACGCGTCGACGATCAGATGCGTGAGTACATGCAAGCGCACGCCGTTCCGGGCGTGTGGCCGGTGACCGAACGCATCATGGCTTGTGTCAGTGGCGGCCGGATGTCCGAGCGCATGATCCGCACGGCACGCCGTGTCGCCGATGCTCGCCACGCCGAATGGCTAGCGGTATTCGTGGAAACCTCCGCGTTTCAGCGGCGCCCCGAAAGCGAGCGCGATCGGGTTGCGCGCGTCCTAAAGCTGGCCGAGCAGCTCGGCGGCGAGCCCGTAACGATTTCGGGTGAGCGCATCGCCAGCGAGTTGGTCCGCTACGCGGAACGCCGCAACGTGACGGAGATCATCCTCGGTAAGCCGTTGCGCTCACGCTGGCGAGAGTTCGGCCGCCGCTCGCCGGTCGATGAGGTCATCCGCCGCAGCGGCAATATCGAGGTGCGTGTCATTTCTGGCGAGGAGAGCAGCACCGAACAGCGTCGCAGCCCGTCGACGCGAGCACCAAGTATTCAAATCAATCGGTATCTGCCTGCGCTGCTGTTCGTCACCCTCGCCGGTCTCGTCGCCAAAGGGCTGCAGCTCTTACTGTCACTGACCGATCCGGCGTTGGTGTTCCTGACCGCGGTCCTGTTCAGCGCGGTCGCCGGCGGTCTTGGCCCGTCAATTTTTGCGGCGATCGCTAGCTTGCTGGTTTACGACTTCTTCTTCGTCGATCCGCTCTACACCTTCACCATCACCAAGCCACAAGACGTGCTGTCCCTCTTCGTGTTCCTGGTGGTTGCGATCCTGACGAGCAATTTGACTGCACGCATTCGCAACCAGGCGGTCACCGCCCGTCGGCGCGAGCAGCGAACGGCGGCGCTGTACGAGTTCAGCCGTCAGATTGCCGGGGCTATCGGCATCGAGGATCTGCTGCCGATGGTGGTGCGCCAAATTGGCGAACAGTTCCAAGCGGCCGTCGCTGTGCTGCTGCCCGATGGCGGCCGCCTAACCACGGGTGCCGTCGATCCCCCGGGAACCGATCTCACCGAAGCCGAACGCGCGGCCGCCAACTGGGTGTGGGAACACAATCAACCCGCCGGTCGCGGCACCGATACGTTGGCGGGTAGCGACTGGTTCCACGCCCCGCTCAGTACGGCGCGCGGCGCCGTCGGCGTACTGGCGCTGCAGACGTCGACACCGGGGAGCGTGTTGCCGCTCGATCAACGTCAGCTGCTCGAAGCACTCGCGCGTCTCGCCGCGATCGCGATCGAACGAACTCGCGTGGACGTCGTCTTGGCGGAAAAGGCGAAGACCGAGGCGGTCATCGAGGCGATGGAAGACGGCTTGATCGTGCTCGATCAGCCGGGGACGGTGGCTCACGTCAACGAGGTCGCGTGTGCGATTCTCGAATTCGACCGTCGCGAGGTCCTCGGACGGTCCTTCGAGGATCTCGGCACTCACCATCCGCACTACCTGCGACTGCGTGCTGCCGTTCGCGATTTCCTGGCCCATCCCGAGCGCGATGCCGAGCGCGTCGAGATCACCCTCTTCATGCGCGGCCGCGATCACTACTTCATCTTGCGCCTCACTCCACTGCGCGGGCGCGACGGCGCATCCGCCGGGCTCATTCTCGGACTGCAAGATGTTACCTACGTGCGCGATCAAGAGGCCCGGCGTGAAGCGCTCATCGCCACGCTGTCGCACGAGCTGGGCACGCCCATCACCTCGCTGCGGATGGCGCTCGATCTTCTCCATCGCAACGGCGGCCAACTCAACGCGGAGCAGCGCACCTTGCTCGACACCGCTCACGAAGACATCGAGCGCCTGCAGGACGTCGCGCAGCGCCTGCTCGATCTCTCGCGCGCGCGGGCGATGACGATCGCCCTCGATCGCCGCAACGTCGATTTGCGCCAGATCATTCCACGGGTCGTGAAGATCTTTGCGTTGCAGGCGCGCGAGAAGAACATCACGTTGGACGTCGCGATGGCGGAGCGCGGACTGACGATCGCCGGCGACGAGATCAAGCTCAGTTGGGCGCTGTCGAATTTGCTCTCGAACGCGTTGCGCTACACGCCGGAGCGTGGACGCGTGCAGATCGACGCTCGGGATCAGGATGACAACAGCGTGCTGATTGCCGTCAGCGACAGCGGGCCCGGCATCGCGCCCGATCAGCGCGAACGGATTTTCGAGCGCTTCGTGCAGTCAGCCGACGGTGGTGATATCGGATCAGCGGGCTTGGGATTGGCGATTGTGCGCGACATTGTGCAAGCACACGGCGGTCGCATCCATCTGGAAAGCGACGTAGGACGAGGCAGCCGCTTTACGATCGAGCTGCCGCGAGGCTAG
- a CDS encoding sigma-54-dependent Fis family transcriptional regulator, with product MANILIVDDEKNIRTHLATYVRSLGHAAETAADATTALSALDRSAVDVVLSDVRMAGMDGLALLREIRGRRPDVVVVLMTAYATVPQAVEAMRAGAYDYLVKPFSLDQVGLLLTRVVEVQALRRENQALRHAIEQPALLESASPPMQRVLATARQVAASAVTVMLTGESGTGKNVLASAIHAWSPRAAAPFVTISCTTLAEHLLESELFGHMKGAFTSAWKDKPGRLEAAAGGTVFLDEVGELPPELQAKLLRFLEEHRFERVGSSETIEVDARIIAATNRDLDADVRSGRFREDLFFRLNVVGIRLPPLHERREDLPVLINHLLATLCARHRRGALQLSPDARAALVTYLWPGNVRELLNALERAVVLSRGDTIRIEDLPDRLAAPTPPLTAPAADPSLSLDEIERRHIQQVLADAATLEEAAARLGINATTLWRKRKRYRIE from the coding sequence ATGGCGAACATTCTCATCGTCGACGACGAGAAGAACATCCGCACGCACCTCGCAACCTACGTCCGCAGTCTCGGTCACGCGGCAGAGACGGCCGCCGATGCTACGACTGCGCTGAGCGCGCTCGATCGCAGCGCAGTCGACGTCGTGCTCTCCGACGTGCGCATGGCGGGCATGGACGGCCTGGCGTTGCTGCGCGAGATCCGTGGCCGCCGGCCAGACGTGGTGGTGGTGTTGATGACCGCCTACGCCACCGTACCCCAAGCGGTCGAAGCGATGCGCGCCGGAGCGTACGACTATCTGGTCAAGCCGTTTTCGCTCGATCAAGTGGGGCTGTTGCTGACGCGCGTGGTCGAGGTCCAGGCCCTGCGCCGCGAGAATCAGGCGCTGCGCCACGCCATCGAGCAACCAGCACTGCTCGAATCGGCGAGCCCTCCGATGCAACGGGTGCTGGCAACCGCCCGGCAAGTGGCTGCCTCCGCCGTCACCGTGATGCTCACCGGCGAGAGTGGTACCGGCAAGAACGTCCTTGCGTCGGCGATTCACGCCTGGAGTCCGCGCGCCGCCGCGCCATTTGTCACGATCAGCTGCACGACGTTGGCGGAGCATTTGTTGGAGAGTGAACTCTTCGGTCATATGAAGGGCGCGTTCACCAGCGCGTGGAAGGACAAGCCCGGCCGGCTCGAAGCCGCCGCCGGCGGCACCGTATTCCTCGACGAAGTCGGCGAACTGCCGCCGGAGTTGCAAGCCAAATTGTTGCGCTTCTTGGAAGAGCACCGTTTTGAACGCGTCGGATCGAGCGAGACTATCGAGGTCGACGCCCGCATCATCGCCGCGACCAACCGCGACCTCGACGCCGATGTCCGCTCGGGGCGCTTTCGCGAAGACCTGTTCTTTCGCCTCAACGTCGTCGGCATTCGGCTGCCGCCGCTGCACGAGCGACGCGAGGATCTTCCGGTACTGATCAATCACCTGCTGGCGACATTGTGTGCGCGCCATCGGCGCGGCGCACTGCAGCTCAGCCCCGATGCGCGCGCGGCGTTGGTCACGTATCTCTGGCCGGGCAATGTCCGCGAGTTGCTGAACGCGCTCGAGCGCGCGGTGGTGTTGTCACGCGGCGACACCATTCGAATTGAAGACCTGCCCGACCGGCTGGCAGCGCCGACACCCCCGCTCACCGCGCCGGCCGCCGATCCGTCGCTCTCACTCGATGAGATCGAGCGCCGCCACATCCAGCAGGTTCTCGCCGATGCCGCCACCCTCGAAGAAGCCGCCGCGCGCTTGGGCATCAACGCCACCACGCTGTGGCGCAAGCGCAAACGCTACCGGATCGAGTAG
- a CDS encoding AAA family ATPase — protein sequence MFCPKCNARCNDEVLACAECGAALGPVCLACGAQNLPGSLFCRMCGRPLSELSTDRPSRSPAAYTPRHLTEKILTSRAALEGERKQVTVLFADVKGSQALAQSVGPEAWHETLDRFFEILSAGVHRFEGTINQYTGDGIMALFGAPIAHEDHAQRACFAALHLKKGIAAFHADLRRTRGIDFAVRTGLNSGEVVVGRIGDDLRMDYTAQGHTVGLASRMESLAEPGKIYLTRGTAALVSGFFQLKDLGKFSVKGERRSLRVYELEAVGAARTRFDQSTARGLSPFVGREAEMARLEASLADALAGNGCAVGVVSEAGCGKSRLFWEFAAQCRARDILVLQARGVPHGRASPFLPIVELLRGYFDVRERDDDAAVREKVTGQLILLGEPLREALPLVFELLRVSEADHLAQRIDPEARRRQILRLLTDLVRVRSAQEPIVVVGEDLQWFDRGSEAVLDQLVAELPGGRTLIVVNYRPDHRPPWHGRTQFREIPLEALAPEATLQLVGDLLGNHRSVRSLIQRIAERSGGNPFFVEEAIRSLKAGGALTGRAGSYRAEHRVEEIEIPATVQAVLDARIDALKEREKVVLQTAAVIGKEFPLAVLQRIVPYSKAELRVALKTLSDTQLLSPPNRSGEVLYAFRHSPTQEAAYRTQLIARRQQIHAEVARIIEELHPGVDEQAALIAHHRESAGDERAAVDWYVRAARWLGSEDPAEAYRYWQKVRALLTRDNGSANALPLRVLALIQMLNLSWRLGVSEEEVRVLFEEVRDLAQQSESRDALVTAYLAYAVVRGMAGHLNESLENVREATHLAEDSGNADLKRGLKMALAYFGAAAGRLRESLATTEAALSQEGGDSTRGAELSGIDPFVFLTGLRGHLLGQMGKLAEARAALDAALELSAERVDSEVRGWIHGWIVVLARATGETADALGHARRGLDIAEKTGSFFSQVIAFANLGRALAFRGEWQEAVGAFEKSLDIARARKIGCDVEAGIVADLAEVNSSIGNHQAALALAREAIDLAQRRGVKVEECRAHLVNARVILRAEGAGKQRAVRKALEAAMAIARATEARVYEPFIHLELAEVARLAGDDAARASELRISSELFAEIGATGHLAAAAGNTDIEL from the coding sequence ATGTTTTGCCCAAAGTGCAACGCGAGATGTAACGACGAGGTGCTCGCTTGCGCCGAGTGCGGCGCGGCGCTCGGTCCGGTGTGCCTTGCCTGCGGCGCCCAGAATCTACCGGGATCGCTCTTCTGTCGGATGTGCGGACGACCGCTGAGTGAGCTGTCGACCGATCGGCCGAGCCGCTCTCCCGCTGCGTACACGCCACGCCATCTCACCGAGAAAATCCTCACCTCCCGCGCCGCACTCGAAGGCGAGCGCAAGCAAGTGACCGTTCTCTTCGCCGACGTGAAGGGGTCGCAGGCGCTCGCGCAGAGCGTCGGCCCCGAGGCCTGGCACGAGACTCTCGATCGCTTCTTCGAGATTTTGTCGGCGGGAGTGCACCGCTTCGAGGGCACCATCAACCAGTACACGGGCGATGGCATCATGGCGCTCTTCGGTGCGCCGATCGCGCATGAGGATCACGCGCAGCGGGCGTGCTTCGCCGCGCTTCATCTGAAGAAGGGGATCGCCGCGTTCCACGCCGATCTCCGCCGCACGCGAGGCATCGACTTCGCGGTCCGCACGGGGCTCAACTCCGGCGAGGTTGTCGTCGGCCGCATCGGCGACGACCTGCGAATGGACTATACTGCGCAAGGTCACACTGTCGGGCTCGCCAGCCGGATGGAGTCGCTCGCCGAGCCGGGCAAGATCTATCTCACTCGGGGTACTGCCGCGCTGGTGTCCGGATTCTTCCAGCTGAAGGACCTCGGAAAATTTTCCGTCAAGGGCGAGCGGCGCAGTCTGCGCGTCTACGAACTCGAAGCGGTCGGCGCGGCGCGGACGCGGTTCGATCAATCGACGGCGCGCGGCCTGTCGCCCTTTGTCGGACGAGAGGCGGAGATGGCCCGGCTCGAAGCGAGCCTCGCGGACGCCCTCGCCGGAAATGGCTGTGCGGTCGGCGTGGTCTCCGAGGCCGGGTGTGGCAAGAGCCGACTCTTCTGGGAGTTCGCCGCGCAGTGTCGCGCGCGCGACATCCTCGTCCTGCAGGCTCGCGGCGTCCCTCACGGGCGAGCGAGTCCGTTCTTGCCAATCGTCGAACTGTTGCGCGGTTACTTCGACGTGAGAGAGCGCGACGACGACGCCGCGGTGCGCGAGAAGGTCACCGGACAGCTGATCCTCCTCGGTGAGCCGTTGCGCGAAGCGTTACCGCTCGTCTTCGAGCTGCTGCGGGTGTCCGAAGCCGATCATCTCGCGCAGCGGATCGATCCGGAGGCGCGGCGTCGCCAGATCCTCCGGTTACTGACCGATCTCGTGCGAGTCCGCAGCGCGCAAGAACCGATCGTTGTCGTCGGCGAGGATCTGCAATGGTTCGACCGCGGAAGCGAGGCGGTTCTCGATCAACTCGTCGCAGAACTTCCGGGAGGCCGCACTCTCATCGTCGTGAACTACCGTCCCGACCACCGACCTCCCTGGCACGGTCGCACCCAGTTCCGCGAGATACCCCTTGAGGCGCTCGCGCCGGAGGCGACGCTGCAACTCGTGGGCGATCTCCTCGGCAACCATCGATCGGTCCGCAGTCTCATCCAGCGCATCGCCGAACGGAGCGGCGGCAATCCTTTCTTCGTCGAGGAAGCAATCCGGTCCCTCAAGGCGGGTGGCGCACTCACCGGGCGCGCGGGGAGCTATCGCGCCGAGCATCGGGTCGAGGAGATCGAGATCCCGGCGACGGTCCAGGCAGTGCTCGATGCGCGGATCGACGCACTCAAGGAACGCGAGAAAGTCGTGCTCCAAACGGCGGCGGTCATCGGTAAGGAGTTTCCGCTGGCGGTTCTGCAGCGAATCGTGCCCTATTCGAAAGCGGAACTGCGCGTCGCCCTCAAAACTCTTAGCGACACCCAGCTGCTGTCGCCGCCGAACCGCAGCGGCGAGGTGCTATACGCCTTTCGCCACTCCCCGACGCAAGAGGCAGCCTACCGCACGCAACTCATTGCGCGCCGCCAACAGATCCACGCCGAGGTCGCCCGGATCATCGAGGAACTTCACCCGGGAGTCGACGAGCAGGCGGCACTGATCGCTCATCATCGCGAGAGCGCCGGTGACGAACGCGCGGCGGTGGATTGGTACGTGCGCGCGGCGAGATGGCTGGGATCCGAAGATCCGGCCGAAGCCTACCGCTACTGGCAAAAGGTCCGCGCGCTGCTCACCCGCGACAACGGCTCTGCCAACGCGCTGCCATTGCGCGTATTGGCGCTGATTCAGATGCTGAACCTGAGCTGGCGTCTCGGCGTTAGCGAAGAAGAAGTGCGGGTGCTCTTCGAGGAAGTCCGGGATCTCGCGCAGCAGAGCGAGAGCAGGGACGCGCTGGTCACAGCGTACTTAGCCTACGCCGTCGTTCGCGGAATGGCCGGTCACCTCAATGAGTCGTTGGAGAACGTGCGCGAGGCGACGCACCTCGCGGAGGACTCGGGGAACGCGGATCTCAAGCGCGGTCTCAAGATGGCCCTCGCATACTTCGGCGCGGCGGCCGGGCGATTGCGGGAATCGTTGGCGACCACGGAGGCAGCGCTCTCCCAGGAAGGGGGCGATTCGACTCGGGGCGCCGAGCTGTCTGGTATTGACCCGTTCGTCTTCCTGACTGGACTTCGTGGTCATCTGCTCGGACAGATGGGGAAGCTCGCCGAGGCCCGGGCGGCGCTCGACGCCGCGCTTGAGCTCTCCGCCGAGCGCGTCGACTCGGAGGTTCGCGGATGGATTCACGGGTGGATCGTCGTCCTAGCCCGAGCCACCGGCGAGACCGCGGACGCGCTCGGGCATGCCCGCCGGGGATTGGATATCGCGGAAAAAACCGGGAGCTTCTTTTCGCAGGTCATCGCGTTTGCAAATCTGGGGCGCGCCCTCGCCTTCCGTGGAGAGTGGCAAGAAGCGGTCGGCGCCTTCGAGAAGTCGCTCGATATTGCCCGGGCGCGGAAGATCGGTTGCGATGTCGAGGCGGGAATCGTGGCTGATCTCGCCGAAGTCAACTCTTCGATCGGCAATCACCAGGCCGCGCTAGCGCTCGCCCGTGAAGCGATCGACCTGGCGCAGCGACGCGGCGTAAAGGTGGAGGAATGCCGAGCGCATCTCGTGAACGCGCGCGTCATCCTCCGGGCCGAGGGTGCGGGCAAGCAACGGGCCGTCCGCAAGGCACTGGAGGCGGCGATGGCCATCGCGCGTGCGACCGAGGCGCGCGTTTATGAACCATTCATCCACCTCGAGCTCGCGGAGGTCGCGCGGCTTGCGGGCGATGATGCGGCGCGCGCCAGCGAGCTGCGGATCAGCTCCGAGCTATTCGCGGAGATCGGCGCCACTGGCCATCTGGCAGCGGCTGCCGGTAACACTGATATCGAGTTGTGA
- a CDS encoding P-II family nitrogen regulator: MKEIVAIIKPFKLDEVKECLARVGVAGLTVSEVKGFGRQKGHTELYRGAEYTVDFLPKVQITIFAAEDQVVKIIDAIVEGAKTGKIGDGKIVVKPLDEVVRIRTGEHGPSAI, translated from the coding sequence ATGAAAGAGATTGTAGCCATCATCAAGCCATTCAAACTCGACGAGGTGAAGGAATGCCTCGCCAGGGTCGGTGTGGCGGGCCTTACCGTGAGCGAGGTGAAGGGGTTCGGCCGGCAGAAAGGGCACACGGAGCTCTACCGGGGTGCCGAGTATACGGTGGACTTTCTCCCGAAAGTCCAGATCACGATCTTCGCGGCCGAGGACCAAGTCGTCAAGATCATCGATGCGATCGTCGAGGGTGCGAAGACTGGGAAAATCGGCGACGGCAAGATCGTCGTGAAGCCGCTCGATGAGGTAGTCCGCATTCGGACCGGGGAACACGGTCCGAGCGCGATCTAA
- a CDS encoding ammonium transporter: MRSTSRRTGCVRPVRGFIVATAVAVFLTTLTLLAPISRADDQPKPDPAGVATGDKSSVVDAGGNAFVVAEPTDQAAPDYAQKKKDFDEYQEQAGREPLAVKLADAVGHVRIGTNMAWTLNTGYLVLFMQAGFALLTCGLVRKKNAAHLMMLNFAAYVFAFLAYYAVGFAFQWGGVALNAAPASIGGAPTLNEFLIGSGQWGFLGGKGFFLSGPAYDASANVLMLFEVVFMETAGYIIVGAICERITFGAFLLCEMFVGAILYPIFGCWVWGGGWMSQLGTTMGWGHGYVDFAGSTVVHAVGGFCAMALAFILGPRLGKYGPDGKPRPFPAHNIVFVVSGTFILLFGWMGFNPGSTLAATDLRIGVVAVNTNLAAVAGSASSLVVWYLMFGKPDISMACNGMLAGLVAITAPCAFVGPNAAVIIGVMAGALVCFGVLFNERVIKVDDPCGAISVHGYCGWLGAVCVGIFADGTYGAGWNGVGATTYLGNAGQGVTGLLYGDWGQFTLQLCGATLCVVYAFTLTFVVFKVVNAVKSMRVSREIELEGLDVPEFGGLAYPEDAISTTSGAA, translated from the coding sequence ATGAGGTCTACATCTCGTCGCACCGGATGCGTGCGTCCTGTACGAGGGTTCATTGTGGCAACTGCCGTCGCGGTTTTCCTGACGACGCTTACTCTGCTTGCACCGATCTCGCGTGCGGACGATCAGCCGAAGCCGGACCCTGCCGGCGTTGCGACCGGCGACAAGTCGTCGGTTGTTGATGCCGGCGGCAATGCTTTTGTCGTCGCCGAGCCGACCGATCAGGCGGCCCCCGACTACGCGCAGAAGAAAAAAGACTTCGACGAATACCAGGAGCAGGCCGGCAGGGAGCCCTTGGCAGTGAAGCTCGCGGACGCCGTGGGCCATGTGCGAATCGGCACGAACATGGCCTGGACGCTCAACACGGGCTACCTCGTGCTCTTCATGCAAGCGGGCTTCGCGCTGCTCACGTGCGGATTGGTACGCAAGAAGAACGCCGCGCATCTGATGATGCTGAATTTCGCGGCGTACGTCTTCGCCTTCCTGGCCTACTACGCCGTCGGCTTTGCCTTTCAGTGGGGCGGGGTCGCGCTCAACGCGGCGCCGGCGAGTATCGGCGGTGCCCCGACGCTAAATGAGTTCTTGATCGGCAGCGGACAGTGGGGCTTCTTGGGTGGAAAGGGATTTTTCCTCAGCGGGCCAGCCTACGACGCGAGCGCCAACGTCCTGATGCTCTTCGAAGTCGTGTTCATGGAAACCGCTGGCTACATCATCGTCGGCGCCATCTGTGAGCGAATCACCTTTGGCGCCTTCCTGCTCTGCGAGATGTTCGTCGGCGCCATCCTCTATCCCATCTTCGGGTGTTGGGTCTGGGGCGGCGGCTGGATGTCGCAGCTGGGTACGACGATGGGTTGGGGTCATGGCTACGTTGACTTTGCCGGCTCGACCGTTGTGCATGCCGTCGGTGGCTTCTGTGCGATGGCGCTCGCCTTCATTCTCGGACCGCGCCTCGGGAAGTATGGTCCGGACGGGAAGCCGCGGCCGTTCCCGGCACACAACATCGTCTTCGTCGTGAGCGGAACCTTCATCCTGCTGTTCGGCTGGATGGGCTTCAACCCGGGCTCGACGCTCGCCGCGACCGATTTACGCATCGGCGTCGTCGCCGTGAACACCAACCTAGCGGCAGTCGCGGGATCGGCCTCGTCCTTGGTCGTTTGGTACCTCATGTTCGGGAAGCCCGACATCTCGATGGCCTGCAACGGCATGCTGGCGGGCCTCGTCGCCATTACGGCCCCTTGCGCCTTCGTCGGACCCAACGCGGCGGTCATCATCGGCGTGATGGCGGGCGCCCTAGTCTGCTTCGGCGTGCTCTTCAACGAGCGGGTGATCAAAGTAGACGATCCCTGTGGTGCAATCTCGGTGCACGGCTATTGTGGTTGGCTGGGTGCCGTGTGTGTCGGCATCTTCGCCGACGGCACCTACGGCGCGGGTTGGAACGGCGTCGGCGCGACCACCTACCTCGGAAACGCCGGTCAAGGCGTGACGGGCCTGCTGTACGGAGACTGGGGCCAGTTTACGTTGCAGCTCTGCGGCGCGACCCTATGCGTTGTGTATGCCTTCACGCTCACGTTCGTGGTCTTCAAGGTGGTGAACGCCGTCAAGAGCATGCGCGTCTCGCGGGAAATTGAACTCGAAGGGCTGGATGTGCCGGAGTTTGGCGGCTTGGCGTACCCGGAGGATGCGATCTCTACGACATCCGGCGCTGCGTGA
- a CDS encoding glycosyltransferase family 2 protein yields the protein MIVSGFYGHLVASVGVSGVRLSAKVAIVTLTAFALGVAPAVTLGGLNGLFALYTVINIAVAIFYHRALHRLSTDSSVHPSRPPIGGESVCAVVVAYYPDSDFEARLRSLLPQVGAVVVVDNTPNGGSAERLGAMGDHIAVVENSANLGVAAALNIGLRHAQRAGCPWLLTLDQDTRCYPDMVHTLLHVLATCEPAPAVIGGNYLDPRRGATEVPEADGDWVEQITVITSGCLIDVARAQAIGGFREDYFIDQVDHEFCLRVRRHGGRVVISRKPVMTHSVGGPAGAHVPLLGIFPNHAPLRKYYITRNSLVTIAGYWKQEPGWCARRLARLLLGLGLMALLEENPLAKVRAFAAGTVDGVRQRMGPCRRENLHD from the coding sequence ATGATCGTTTCGGGCTTCTACGGACACCTGGTCGCCAGCGTCGGCGTCAGCGGAGTCCGACTCAGCGCCAAGGTTGCGATCGTCACACTGACGGCGTTTGCCCTCGGGGTAGCGCCGGCCGTAACCCTTGGCGGCCTGAACGGCCTCTTCGCGCTGTACACCGTCATCAACATTGCCGTCGCCATCTTCTACCATCGGGCGCTCCACCGCCTCTCAACCGATTCGTCCGTCCATCCATCCCGCCCGCCGATTGGAGGGGAGTCCGTTTGTGCCGTGGTCGTTGCCTACTATCCCGACTCAGATTTCGAAGCGCGGCTACGCAGTCTGCTGCCACAAGTGGGCGCGGTCGTCGTCGTCGACAACACTCCGAACGGCGGCAGCGCCGAACGGCTGGGCGCGATGGGCGATCACATCGCCGTCGTCGAGAACAGCGCCAATCTGGGTGTTGCCGCCGCGCTGAACATCGGGCTGCGCCACGCACAACGAGCGGGCTGCCCTTGGCTCCTGACCCTCGATCAGGACACGCGCTGCTATCCCGACATGGTTCACACGCTGCTCCATGTTCTCGCGACGTGTGAGCCTGCTCCGGCCGTCATTGGCGGAAACTATCTCGATCCCCGTCGAGGCGCGACGGAAGTGCCCGAAGCGGACGGCGACTGGGTGGAGCAGATCACGGTCATCACCTCGGGCTGCCTCATCGACGTGGCGCGGGCGCAGGCAATTGGCGGCTTCCGGGAAGACTACTTCATCGACCAAGTGGATCACGAGTTCTGCCTGCGAGTTCGCCGGCACGGGGGTCGCGTGGTGATCAGTCGCAAGCCGGTGATGACCCACAGCGTCGGTGGTCCGGCTGGCGCTCACGTCCCCTTGTTGGGGATCTTTCCGAATCATGCACCGCTGCGGAAGTACTACATCACGCGCAATTCTCTGGTAACCATTGCCGGCTACTGGAAGCAGGAACCCGGGTGGTGCGCTCGTCGTCTCGCGCGTCTGCTTTTGGGATTGGGGTTGATGGCGTTGCTGGAAGAGAATCCGCTGGCCAAGGTGCGGGCGTTCGCGGCGGGAACGGTGGATGGCGTGCGGCAACGGATGGGGCCGTGCCGGCGAGAGAACCTCCATGACTAG